Genomic segment of Leifsonia sp. Root1293:
CTGTTCCTTGCCGGTCGAGACCGACACCTTGATGAAGGTTCCGGGCGCGACGGTCTCACCGGCGGCCGGGTCGGTCTCGATGACCTTGCCCTTCTCGACCGAGCCGCTGGCCTGTTCGATCGGGGTAACCGCGAGGTCGAGGTCGGCCAACTGGGCCGTCGCCTCCTCGAGGGTGAGACCGGCGAGGGTCGGGACCTCTCGAGACGTCGACGGCAGCTCGTTCGATGGTGCCAGGTTGAACACCCAGAAGACCACCGCAGCCACGATCACGATGATGCTCAGGATGCCGGCCCACACCCACACGGCTGGAGGGCGGCGCTGCGTGCGCACCATGCGATCGTCGTCGGCGAGCTGCTTGAAGGCGAGCTCCGTTCCGGTCTGCAGGGCAGGCGGGGCGCCGAACAGCGTCGCACCGACATCGTCGGCCACCTTGTGGATGGGAAGCTTGCCGGATGCCGCGATCTCGAGGTCGGCCTTGAACTCGGCTGCGGTCTGGTAGCGCTCGAAGCGATCCTTCGCGAGAGCCTTGGCGACGACCATGTCGAGCGCCGGGGAGACCTTCGGGTTGATGTGGCTGGGCTTGGCGGCGGTCTCGCTGACGTGCTGGTAGGCGACGGCGACGGGGGTGTCGCCGCGGAACGGCGGACGCCCGGTGAGCAGTTCGAACAGGACTACGCCGGCCGAGTACAGGTCGGTGCGCGCGTCGACGAGTTCGCCCTTCGCCTGCTCAGGGGAGAAGTACGACGCGGTTCCGAGGATCGCCGTGGTCTGCGCGACGGTGGTCGACGAATCGGAGATGGCGCGGGCGATGCCGAAGTCCATGACCTTCACCTGGCCGGACTTGGTGATCATGATGTTGCCCGGCTTGATGTCGCGGTGCACGACTCCGGCGCGGTGCGAGTACTCCAGGGCCGTCAGCACGCCGTCGAGGATGCGCACGGCCTCCTTGGACTCGAGTGCGCCGCCCTTGATGACGTCCTTCAGCAGCCGGCCGTCGACGAACTCCATGATGATGTACGGCTGCTGGGTCTCGTGACCTGAGGCATCCCGAACCGTCTCCTCGCCGGCATCGAAGACGCGCACGATCGTCGGATGCGCCATGCGAGCAGCGGCCTGCGCCTCCTGGCGGAA
This window contains:
- the pknB gene encoding Stk1 family PASTA domain-containing Ser/Thr kinase, translating into MTDDGRLLAGRYRVGELIGRGGMSEVHIGTDSRLGRTVAIKLLKATLALDPAFRTRFRQEAQAAARMAHPTIVRVFDAGEETVRDASGHETQQPYIIMEFVDGRLLKDVIKGGALESKEAVRILDGVLTALEYSHRAGVVHRDIKPGNIMITKSGQVKVMDFGIARAISDSSTTVAQTTAILGTASYFSPEQAKGELVDARTDLYSAGVVLFELLTGRPPFRGDTPVAVAYQHVSETAAKPSHINPKVSPALDMVVAKALAKDRFERYQTAAEFKADLEIAASGKLPIHKVADDVGATLFGAPPALQTGTELAFKQLADDDRMVRTQRRPPAVWVWAGILSIIVIVAAVVFWVFNLAPSNELPSTSREVPTLAGLTLEEATAQLADLDLAVTPIEQASGSVEKGKVIETDPAAGETVAPGTFIKVSVSTGKEQVDVPDATNKSIADAQAAITEAGLVPGAVTKEDSPTIPTDVVLSTKPAAGTSVDDGSTVDFVVSSGLVTLPDLTTQSLQAATDILQGAMLQLTPNPKPDDSCPQEANLPITSQSLAPGSVPQGSTVDLVYCAG